Proteins found in one Lepeophtheirus salmonis chromosome 9, UVic_Lsal_1.4, whole genome shotgun sequence genomic segment:
- the LOC121124749 gene encoding lamin-B2 isoform X2, with protein MGVLNQFVCDRRYKSTPKMVVSWRPRSITVDRGTRGFGLSLIYRGLDKYEQKDTGIFVARVVKDGQAEKYGVRENDKIVSINAKTPRNVDDAVNVIKSAGNQIKLVVLREEDVPDNDDPNDHSSIASHDWLHGHPISRSGSARSFNTTYGGGNASPSPLPSKSPGPQRTSQSDFLRQQAEYQRQQQQQKQLEEEEEHRRKQMLYEEEELRRKQMHYEEEKRSNRMKEQVREMIDNNELRPKSPGRYIMDQPQYSYHMNNNNTINSETRKSTENITKIVESIPKSSNKYKSTQSLHELGLDNYPNPDMPESSRLTRKEEKMSLQNLNNRLASYIDRVRQLQNENNKLSHQIKTVEEYQSKELCNVKDLYDKQTEELKEALDTMNKQYNQLKVGAEGLLEENQDLKDKLRKKENDYKNSMNHVSSLEDQIRSLTNKLSEEVTERKKIADELQDVLPELDSLRDRLADAKRHLDEEQLKKANLENQCSRLEEDLKFKLQLLEKELMEVKTRKEIEITEMDSKLQDEYEDRLQKALEELREVYDKQMAQSREDFAKLYDNRVRDLQTSLSEERGSNASGVQELKESKTRIETLISKVSDLEGFNLNLNQKISDLSQAMDDIKSTHRAQMNAKDSEIKRLLDELSNQLKEYQNLQDIKVALDMEIAVFRSLIEVEEDRLGLGDDDDVNDDDETGYIHPPPPPQRVISISNLKRYIHSRNLSLVHTFIQICHCPS; from the exons ATGGGTGTTCTCAATCAATTTGTCTGCGATAGGCGCt acAAAAGCACTCCAAAAATGGTGGTGAGTTGGAGACCCCGATCTATAACAGTAGATCGAGGAACTCGTGGTTTCGGACTATCCCTCATTTATCGAGGACTGGATAAGTATGAACAAAAGGACACGGGGATATTCGTTGCAAGAGTTGTAAAAGATGGACAGGCTGAGAAATATGGAGTTCgtgaaaatgacaaaattgtTTCCATTAACGCCAAAACTCCTCGCAACGTGGACGACGCCGTCAACGTCATCAAATCTGCGGGTAATCAAATCAAATTAGTTGTTCTTCGTGAAGAAGATGTTCCAGACAACGATGATCCAAATGATCACTCCTCCATTGCTTCACATGACTGGCTACATGGTCATCCCATCTCAAGATCAGGATCTGCAAGGAGCTTTAATACCACATATGGAGGAGGAAACGCAAGCCCCTCTCCTTTACCTTCAAAATCCCCAGGCCCTCAAAGGACTTCTCAATCTGACTTTTTAAGACAACAGGCTGAATATCAACGACAGCAACAGCAGCAGAAACAGCTTGAGGAAGAGGAGGAACATCGAAGAAAACAGATGCTCTATGAAGAGGAGGAACTTCGAAGAAAACAGATGCATTATGAAGAGGAAAAAAGATCAAATCGCATGAAAGAACAAGTCAGGGAAATGATTGATAACAATGAATTGCGACCAAAGTCCCCTGGACGCTATATTATG gatcAACCGCAATATTCGTatcatatgaataataataacacaattAATTCg GAAACAAGGAAATCCACAGAAAACATTACCAAAATAGTGGAATCCATTCCTAAATCATCCAACAAGTACAAATCGACTCAATCTCTACACGAATTGGGCCTTGATAACTATCCTAATCCAGATATGCCAGAAAGTTCTCGACTCACacgaaaagaagagaaaatgtctctacaaaatttaaacaataggCTTGCAA GTTATATCGACCGAGTCCGTcaacttcaaaatgaaaataacaagtTGAGTCATCAAATTAAAACTGTTGAAGAATATCAATCCAAAGAACTGTGTAACGTCAAAGACTTGTATGACAAACAGACTGAAGAGCTCAAGGAAGCCCTTGATACTATGAACAAGCAGTACAATCAGCTCAAAGTTGGTGCTGAAGGTTTACTTGAAGAAAATCAGGATCTTAAAGACAA ACTTCGGAAGAAAGAGAATGACTACAAAAATTCAATGAATCATGTATCCAGTCTCGAGGATCAAATCCGaagtttgacaaataaattatctGAAGAAGTAACTGAACGCAAAAAGATTGCAGATGAACTTCAA gatgtACTGCCTGAATTAGATAGTCTTCGTGACCGTTTAGCCGACGCAAAACGCCATCTTGATGAAGAGCAATTAAAGAAGGCCAATCTTGAAAATCAATGTTCCCGTTTGGAAGAAGATCTCAAATTCAAACTTCAATTACTAGAAAAAGAATTAATGGAAGTTAAAACACGCAAGGAAATCGAAATTACTGAAATGGACAGTAAACTCCAAGATGAATATGAAGATCGTCTACAGAAAGCTCTCGAGGAGCTTAGAGAAGTTTATGATAAACAAATGGCTCAGTCACGAGAAGACTTTGCCAAACTGTATGACAATAGG GTGCGAGATCTTCAAACATCCTTGTCCGAGGAAAGAGGAAGCAATGCAAGTGGAGTGCAAGAATTAAAGGAATCTAAAACTCGCATTGAAACATTAATTTCTAAAGTGTCGGATCTTGAGGGATTTAACCTCAATTTGAACCAGAAAATTTCAGACTTGTCTCAAGCAATGGATGACATAAAGTCCACTCACCGAGCacag ATGAATGCAAAGGATAGTGAAATCAAACGTTTGCTCGATGAACTCTCCAACCAATTGAAGgaatatcaaaatcttcaagATATCAAGGTTGCTTTGGATATGGAAATCGCTGTTTTCCGTAGTCTTATTGAAGTGGAAGAAGATCGCTTAGGATTAGGTG atgATGACGACGTCAATGACGATGATGAAACGGGATATATTCATCCTCCCCCTCCACCTCAAAGGGTTATATCAATCTCCAATTTAAAGAGATATATTCACTCTAGAAACCTTTCTTTGGTACATACATTCATTCAAATTTGTCACTGTCCCTCTTAA
- the LOC121124749 gene encoding lamin-B1.S isoform X17 — MGVLNQFVCDRRYKSTPKMVVSWRPRSITVDRGTRGFGLSLIYRGLDKYEQKDTGIFVARVVKDGQAEKYGVRENDKIVSINAKTPRNVDDAVNVIKSAGNQIKLVVLREEDVPDNDDPNDHSSIASHDWLHGHPISRSGSARSFNTTYGGGNASPSPLPSKSPGPQRTSQSDFLRQQAEYQRQQQQQKQLEEEEEHRRKQMLYEEEELRRKQMHYEEEKRSNRMKEQVREMIDNNELRPKSPGRYIMETRKSTENITKIVESIPKSSNKYKSTQSLHELGLDNYPNPDMPESSRLTRKEEKMSLQNLNNRLASYIDRVRQLQNENNKLSHQIKTVEEYQSKELCNVKDLYDKQTEELKEALDTMNKQYNQLKVGAEGLLEENQDLKDKLRKKENDYKNSMNHVSSLEDQIRSLTNKLSEEVTERKKIADELQDVLPELDSLRDRLADAKRHLDEEQLKKANLENQCSRLEEDLKFKLQLLEKELMEVKTRKEIEITEMDSKLQDEYEDRLQKALEELREVYDKQMAQSREDFAKLYDNRVRDLQTSLSEERGSNASGVQELKESKTRIETLISKVSDLEGFNLNLNQKISDLSQAMDDIKSTHRAQMNAKDSEIKRLLDELSNQLKEYQNLQDIKVALDMEIAVFRSLIEVEEDRLGLGDKSLNTSSSTESKYKTTVERSSENTIQRKITVSQTQLKR, encoded by the exons ATGGGTGTTCTCAATCAATTTGTCTGCGATAGGCGCt acAAAAGCACTCCAAAAATGGTGGTGAGTTGGAGACCCCGATCTATAACAGTAGATCGAGGAACTCGTGGTTTCGGACTATCCCTCATTTATCGAGGACTGGATAAGTATGAACAAAAGGACACGGGGATATTCGTTGCAAGAGTTGTAAAAGATGGACAGGCTGAGAAATATGGAGTTCgtgaaaatgacaaaattgtTTCCATTAACGCCAAAACTCCTCGCAACGTGGACGACGCCGTCAACGTCATCAAATCTGCGGGTAATCAAATCAAATTAGTTGTTCTTCGTGAAGAAGATGTTCCAGACAACGATGATCCAAATGATCACTCCTCCATTGCTTCACATGACTGGCTACATGGTCATCCCATCTCAAGATCAGGATCTGCAAGGAGCTTTAATACCACATATGGAGGAGGAAACGCAAGCCCCTCTCCTTTACCTTCAAAATCCCCAGGCCCTCAAAGGACTTCTCAATCTGACTTTTTAAGACAACAGGCTGAATATCAACGACAGCAACAGCAGCAGAAACAGCTTGAGGAAGAGGAGGAACATCGAAGAAAACAGATGCTCTATGAAGAGGAGGAACTTCGAAGAAAACAGATGCATTATGAAGAGGAAAAAAGATCAAATCGCATGAAAGAACAAGTCAGGGAAATGATTGATAACAATGAATTGCGACCAAAGTCCCCTGGACGCTATATTATG GAAACAAGGAAATCCACAGAAAACATTACCAAAATAGTGGAATCCATTCCTAAATCATCCAACAAGTACAAATCGACTCAATCTCTACACGAATTGGGCCTTGATAACTATCCTAATCCAGATATGCCAGAAAGTTCTCGACTCACacgaaaagaagagaaaatgtctctacaaaatttaaacaataggCTTGCAA GTTATATCGACCGAGTCCGTcaacttcaaaatgaaaataacaagtTGAGTCATCAAATTAAAACTGTTGAAGAATATCAATCCAAAGAACTGTGTAACGTCAAAGACTTGTATGACAAACAGACTGAAGAGCTCAAGGAAGCCCTTGATACTATGAACAAGCAGTACAATCAGCTCAAAGTTGGTGCTGAAGGTTTACTTGAAGAAAATCAGGATCTTAAAGACAA ACTTCGGAAGAAAGAGAATGACTACAAAAATTCAATGAATCATGTATCCAGTCTCGAGGATCAAATCCGaagtttgacaaataaattatctGAAGAAGTAACTGAACGCAAAAAGATTGCAGATGAACTTCAA gatgtACTGCCTGAATTAGATAGTCTTCGTGACCGTTTAGCCGACGCAAAACGCCATCTTGATGAAGAGCAATTAAAGAAGGCCAATCTTGAAAATCAATGTTCCCGTTTGGAAGAAGATCTCAAATTCAAACTTCAATTACTAGAAAAAGAATTAATGGAAGTTAAAACACGCAAGGAAATCGAAATTACTGAAATGGACAGTAAACTCCAAGATGAATATGAAGATCGTCTACAGAAAGCTCTCGAGGAGCTTAGAGAAGTTTATGATAAACAAATGGCTCAGTCACGAGAAGACTTTGCCAAACTGTATGACAATAGG GTGCGAGATCTTCAAACATCCTTGTCCGAGGAAAGAGGAAGCAATGCAAGTGGAGTGCAAGAATTAAAGGAATCTAAAACTCGCATTGAAACATTAATTTCTAAAGTGTCGGATCTTGAGGGATTTAACCTCAATTTGAACCAGAAAATTTCAGACTTGTCTCAAGCAATGGATGACATAAAGTCCACTCACCGAGCacag ATGAATGCAAAGGATAGTGAAATCAAACGTTTGCTCGATGAACTCTCCAACCAATTGAAGgaatatcaaaatcttcaagATATCAAGGTTGCTTTGGATATGGAAATCGCTGTTTTCCGTAGTCTTATTGAAGTGGAAGAAGATCGCTTAGGATTAGGTG ACAAATCACTAAACACCTCATCTAGTACggaaagtaaatataaaacaaccgTAGAGCGATCATCTGAAAAcacaattcaaagaaaaatcacCGTATCTCAGACACAGCT GAAACGATGA
- the LOC121124749 gene encoding lamin-B1.S isoform X10, whose translation MGVLNQFVCDRRYKSTPKMVVSWRPRSITVDRGTRGFGLSLIYRGLDKYEQKDTGIFVARVVKDGQAEKYGVRENDKIVSINAKTPRNVDDAVNVIKSAGNQIKLVVLREEDVPDNDDPNDHSSIASHDWLHGHPISRSGSARSFNTTYGGGNASPSPLPSKSPGPQRTSQSDFLRQQAEYQRQQQQQKQLEEEEEHRRKQMLYEEEELRRKQMHYEEEKRSNRMKEQVREMIDNNELRPKSPGRYIMETRKSTENITKIVESIPKSSNKYKSTQSLHELGLDNYPNPDMPESSRLTRKEEKMSLQNLNNRLASYIDRVRQLQNENNKLSHQIKTVEEYQSKELCNVKDLYDKQTEELKEALDTMNKQYNQLKVGAEGLLEENQDLKDKLRKKENDYKNSMNHVSSLEDQIRSLTNKLSEEVTERKKIADELQDVLPELDSLRDRLADAKRHLDEEQLKKANLENQCSRLEEDLKFKLQLLEKELMEVKTRKEIEITEMDSKLQDEYEDRLQKALEELREVYDKQMAQSREDFAKLYDNRVRDLQTSLSEERGSNASGVQELKESKTRIETLISKVSDLEGFNLNLNQKISDLSQAMDDIKSTHRAQMNAKDSEIKRLLDELSNQLKEYQNLQDIKVALDMEIAVFRSLIEVEEDRLGLGDDDDVNDDDETGYIHPPPPPQRVISISNLKRYIHSRNLSLVHTFIQICHCPS comes from the exons ATGGGTGTTCTCAATCAATTTGTCTGCGATAGGCGCt acAAAAGCACTCCAAAAATGGTGGTGAGTTGGAGACCCCGATCTATAACAGTAGATCGAGGAACTCGTGGTTTCGGACTATCCCTCATTTATCGAGGACTGGATAAGTATGAACAAAAGGACACGGGGATATTCGTTGCAAGAGTTGTAAAAGATGGACAGGCTGAGAAATATGGAGTTCgtgaaaatgacaaaattgtTTCCATTAACGCCAAAACTCCTCGCAACGTGGACGACGCCGTCAACGTCATCAAATCTGCGGGTAATCAAATCAAATTAGTTGTTCTTCGTGAAGAAGATGTTCCAGACAACGATGATCCAAATGATCACTCCTCCATTGCTTCACATGACTGGCTACATGGTCATCCCATCTCAAGATCAGGATCTGCAAGGAGCTTTAATACCACATATGGAGGAGGAAACGCAAGCCCCTCTCCTTTACCTTCAAAATCCCCAGGCCCTCAAAGGACTTCTCAATCTGACTTTTTAAGACAACAGGCTGAATATCAACGACAGCAACAGCAGCAGAAACAGCTTGAGGAAGAGGAGGAACATCGAAGAAAACAGATGCTCTATGAAGAGGAGGAACTTCGAAGAAAACAGATGCATTATGAAGAGGAAAAAAGATCAAATCGCATGAAAGAACAAGTCAGGGAAATGATTGATAACAATGAATTGCGACCAAAGTCCCCTGGACGCTATATTATG GAAACAAGGAAATCCACAGAAAACATTACCAAAATAGTGGAATCCATTCCTAAATCATCCAACAAGTACAAATCGACTCAATCTCTACACGAATTGGGCCTTGATAACTATCCTAATCCAGATATGCCAGAAAGTTCTCGACTCACacgaaaagaagagaaaatgtctctacaaaatttaaacaataggCTTGCAA GTTATATCGACCGAGTCCGTcaacttcaaaatgaaaataacaagtTGAGTCATCAAATTAAAACTGTTGAAGAATATCAATCCAAAGAACTGTGTAACGTCAAAGACTTGTATGACAAACAGACTGAAGAGCTCAAGGAAGCCCTTGATACTATGAACAAGCAGTACAATCAGCTCAAAGTTGGTGCTGAAGGTTTACTTGAAGAAAATCAGGATCTTAAAGACAA ACTTCGGAAGAAAGAGAATGACTACAAAAATTCAATGAATCATGTATCCAGTCTCGAGGATCAAATCCGaagtttgacaaataaattatctGAAGAAGTAACTGAACGCAAAAAGATTGCAGATGAACTTCAA gatgtACTGCCTGAATTAGATAGTCTTCGTGACCGTTTAGCCGACGCAAAACGCCATCTTGATGAAGAGCAATTAAAGAAGGCCAATCTTGAAAATCAATGTTCCCGTTTGGAAGAAGATCTCAAATTCAAACTTCAATTACTAGAAAAAGAATTAATGGAAGTTAAAACACGCAAGGAAATCGAAATTACTGAAATGGACAGTAAACTCCAAGATGAATATGAAGATCGTCTACAGAAAGCTCTCGAGGAGCTTAGAGAAGTTTATGATAAACAAATGGCTCAGTCACGAGAAGACTTTGCCAAACTGTATGACAATAGG GTGCGAGATCTTCAAACATCCTTGTCCGAGGAAAGAGGAAGCAATGCAAGTGGAGTGCAAGAATTAAAGGAATCTAAAACTCGCATTGAAACATTAATTTCTAAAGTGTCGGATCTTGAGGGATTTAACCTCAATTTGAACCAGAAAATTTCAGACTTGTCTCAAGCAATGGATGACATAAAGTCCACTCACCGAGCacag ATGAATGCAAAGGATAGTGAAATCAAACGTTTGCTCGATGAACTCTCCAACCAATTGAAGgaatatcaaaatcttcaagATATCAAGGTTGCTTTGGATATGGAAATCGCTGTTTTCCGTAGTCTTATTGAAGTGGAAGAAGATCGCTTAGGATTAGGTG atgATGACGACGTCAATGACGATGATGAAACGGGATATATTCATCCTCCCCCTCCACCTCAAAGGGTTATATCAATCTCCAATTTAAAGAGATATATTCACTCTAGAAACCTTTCTTTGGTACATACATTCATTCAAATTTGTCACTGTCCCTCTTAA
- the LOC121124749 gene encoding lamin-B1.S isoform X8, which yields MGVLNQFVCDRRYKSTPKMVVSWRPRSITVDRGTRGFGLSLIYRGLDKYEQKDTGIFVARVVKDGQAEKYGVRENDKIVSINAKTPRNVDDAVNVIKSAGNQIKLVVLREEDVPDNDDPNDHSSIASHDWLHGHPISRSGSARSFNTTYGGGNASPSPLPSKSPGPQRTSQSDFLRQQAEYQRQQQQQKQLEEEEEHRRKQMLYEEEELRRKQMHYEEEKRSNRMKEQVREMIDNNELRPKSPGRYIMDQPQYSYHMNNNNTINSETRKSTENITKIVESIPKSSNKYKSTQSLHELGLDNYPNPDMPESSRLTRKEEKMSLQNLNNRLASYIDRVRQLQNENNKLSHQIKTVEEYQSKELCNVKDLYDKQTEELKEALDTMNKQYNQLKVGAEGLLEENQDLKDKLRKKENDYKNSMNHVSSLEDQIRSLTNKLSEEVTERKKIADELQDVLPELDSLRDRLADAKRHLDEEQLKKANLENQCSRLEEDLKFKLQLLEKELMEVKTRKEIEITEMDSKLQDEYEDRLQKALEELREVYDKQMAQSREDFAKLYDNRVRDLQTSLSEERGSNASGVQELKESKTRIETLISKVSDLEGFNLNLNQKISDLSQAMDDIKSTHRAQMNAKDSEIKRLLDELSNQLKEYQNLQDIKVALDMEIAVFRSLIEVEEDRLGLGDKSLNTSSSTESKYKTTVERSSENTIQRKITVSQTQLKR from the exons ATGGGTGTTCTCAATCAATTTGTCTGCGATAGGCGCt acAAAAGCACTCCAAAAATGGTGGTGAGTTGGAGACCCCGATCTATAACAGTAGATCGAGGAACTCGTGGTTTCGGACTATCCCTCATTTATCGAGGACTGGATAAGTATGAACAAAAGGACACGGGGATATTCGTTGCAAGAGTTGTAAAAGATGGACAGGCTGAGAAATATGGAGTTCgtgaaaatgacaaaattgtTTCCATTAACGCCAAAACTCCTCGCAACGTGGACGACGCCGTCAACGTCATCAAATCTGCGGGTAATCAAATCAAATTAGTTGTTCTTCGTGAAGAAGATGTTCCAGACAACGATGATCCAAATGATCACTCCTCCATTGCTTCACATGACTGGCTACATGGTCATCCCATCTCAAGATCAGGATCTGCAAGGAGCTTTAATACCACATATGGAGGAGGAAACGCAAGCCCCTCTCCTTTACCTTCAAAATCCCCAGGCCCTCAAAGGACTTCTCAATCTGACTTTTTAAGACAACAGGCTGAATATCAACGACAGCAACAGCAGCAGAAACAGCTTGAGGAAGAGGAGGAACATCGAAGAAAACAGATGCTCTATGAAGAGGAGGAACTTCGAAGAAAACAGATGCATTATGAAGAGGAAAAAAGATCAAATCGCATGAAAGAACAAGTCAGGGAAATGATTGATAACAATGAATTGCGACCAAAGTCCCCTGGACGCTATATTATG gatcAACCGCAATATTCGTatcatatgaataataataacacaattAATTCg GAAACAAGGAAATCCACAGAAAACATTACCAAAATAGTGGAATCCATTCCTAAATCATCCAACAAGTACAAATCGACTCAATCTCTACACGAATTGGGCCTTGATAACTATCCTAATCCAGATATGCCAGAAAGTTCTCGACTCACacgaaaagaagagaaaatgtctctacaaaatttaaacaataggCTTGCAA GTTATATCGACCGAGTCCGTcaacttcaaaatgaaaataacaagtTGAGTCATCAAATTAAAACTGTTGAAGAATATCAATCCAAAGAACTGTGTAACGTCAAAGACTTGTATGACAAACAGACTGAAGAGCTCAAGGAAGCCCTTGATACTATGAACAAGCAGTACAATCAGCTCAAAGTTGGTGCTGAAGGTTTACTTGAAGAAAATCAGGATCTTAAAGACAA ACTTCGGAAGAAAGAGAATGACTACAAAAATTCAATGAATCATGTATCCAGTCTCGAGGATCAAATCCGaagtttgacaaataaattatctGAAGAAGTAACTGAACGCAAAAAGATTGCAGATGAACTTCAA gatgtACTGCCTGAATTAGATAGTCTTCGTGACCGTTTAGCCGACGCAAAACGCCATCTTGATGAAGAGCAATTAAAGAAGGCCAATCTTGAAAATCAATGTTCCCGTTTGGAAGAAGATCTCAAATTCAAACTTCAATTACTAGAAAAAGAATTAATGGAAGTTAAAACACGCAAGGAAATCGAAATTACTGAAATGGACAGTAAACTCCAAGATGAATATGAAGATCGTCTACAGAAAGCTCTCGAGGAGCTTAGAGAAGTTTATGATAAACAAATGGCTCAGTCACGAGAAGACTTTGCCAAACTGTATGACAATAGG GTGCGAGATCTTCAAACATCCTTGTCCGAGGAAAGAGGAAGCAATGCAAGTGGAGTGCAAGAATTAAAGGAATCTAAAACTCGCATTGAAACATTAATTTCTAAAGTGTCGGATCTTGAGGGATTTAACCTCAATTTGAACCAGAAAATTTCAGACTTGTCTCAAGCAATGGATGACATAAAGTCCACTCACCGAGCacag ATGAATGCAAAGGATAGTGAAATCAAACGTTTGCTCGATGAACTCTCCAACCAATTGAAGgaatatcaaaatcttcaagATATCAAGGTTGCTTTGGATATGGAAATCGCTGTTTTCCGTAGTCTTATTGAAGTGGAAGAAGATCGCTTAGGATTAGGTG ACAAATCACTAAACACCTCATCTAGTACggaaagtaaatataaaacaaccgTAGAGCGATCATCTGAAAAcacaattcaaagaaaaatcacCGTATCTCAGACACAGCT GAAACGATGA
- the LOC121124749 gene encoding lamin-B1.S isoform X15 has translation MGVLNQFVCDRRYKSTPKMVVSWRPRSITVDRGTRGFGLSLIYRGLDKYEQKDTGIFVARVVKDGQAEKYGVRENDKIVSINAKTPRNVDDAVNVIKSAGNQIKLVVLREEDVPDNDDPNDHSSIASHDWLHGHPISRSGSARSFNTTYGGGNASPSPLPSKSPGPQRTSQSDFLRQQAEYQRQQQQQKQLEEEEEHRRKQMLYEEEELRRKQMHYEEEKRSNRMKEQVREMIDNNELRPKSPGRYIMETRKSTENITKIVESIPKSSNKYKSTQSLHELGLDNYPNPDMPESSRLTRKEEKMSLQNLNNRLASYIDRVRQLQNENNKLSHQIKTVEEYQSKELCNVKDLYDKQTEELKEALDTMNKQYNQLKVGAEGLLEENQDLKDKLRKKENDYKNSMNHVSSLEDQIRSLTNKLSEEVTERKKIADELQDVLPELDSLRDRLADAKRHLDEEQLKKANLENQCSRLEEDLKFKLQLLEKELMEVKTRKEIEITEMDSKLQDEYEDRLQKALEELREVYDKQMAQSREDFAKLYDNRVRDLQTSLSEERGSNASGVQELKESKTRIETLISKVSDLEGFNLNLNQKISDLSQAMDDIKSTHRAQMNAKDSEIKRLLDELSNQLKEYQNLQDIKVALDMEIAVFRSLIEVEEDRLGLGDDDDVNDDDETGYIHPPPPPQRVISISNLKRYIHSRNLSLTNH, from the exons ATGGGTGTTCTCAATCAATTTGTCTGCGATAGGCGCt acAAAAGCACTCCAAAAATGGTGGTGAGTTGGAGACCCCGATCTATAACAGTAGATCGAGGAACTCGTGGTTTCGGACTATCCCTCATTTATCGAGGACTGGATAAGTATGAACAAAAGGACACGGGGATATTCGTTGCAAGAGTTGTAAAAGATGGACAGGCTGAGAAATATGGAGTTCgtgaaaatgacaaaattgtTTCCATTAACGCCAAAACTCCTCGCAACGTGGACGACGCCGTCAACGTCATCAAATCTGCGGGTAATCAAATCAAATTAGTTGTTCTTCGTGAAGAAGATGTTCCAGACAACGATGATCCAAATGATCACTCCTCCATTGCTTCACATGACTGGCTACATGGTCATCCCATCTCAAGATCAGGATCTGCAAGGAGCTTTAATACCACATATGGAGGAGGAAACGCAAGCCCCTCTCCTTTACCTTCAAAATCCCCAGGCCCTCAAAGGACTTCTCAATCTGACTTTTTAAGACAACAGGCTGAATATCAACGACAGCAACAGCAGCAGAAACAGCTTGAGGAAGAGGAGGAACATCGAAGAAAACAGATGCTCTATGAAGAGGAGGAACTTCGAAGAAAACAGATGCATTATGAAGAGGAAAAAAGATCAAATCGCATGAAAGAACAAGTCAGGGAAATGATTGATAACAATGAATTGCGACCAAAGTCCCCTGGACGCTATATTATG GAAACAAGGAAATCCACAGAAAACATTACCAAAATAGTGGAATCCATTCCTAAATCATCCAACAAGTACAAATCGACTCAATCTCTACACGAATTGGGCCTTGATAACTATCCTAATCCAGATATGCCAGAAAGTTCTCGACTCACacgaaaagaagagaaaatgtctctacaaaatttaaacaataggCTTGCAA GTTATATCGACCGAGTCCGTcaacttcaaaatgaaaataacaagtTGAGTCATCAAATTAAAACTGTTGAAGAATATCAATCCAAAGAACTGTGTAACGTCAAAGACTTGTATGACAAACAGACTGAAGAGCTCAAGGAAGCCCTTGATACTATGAACAAGCAGTACAATCAGCTCAAAGTTGGTGCTGAAGGTTTACTTGAAGAAAATCAGGATCTTAAAGACAA ACTTCGGAAGAAAGAGAATGACTACAAAAATTCAATGAATCATGTATCCAGTCTCGAGGATCAAATCCGaagtttgacaaataaattatctGAAGAAGTAACTGAACGCAAAAAGATTGCAGATGAACTTCAA gatgtACTGCCTGAATTAGATAGTCTTCGTGACCGTTTAGCCGACGCAAAACGCCATCTTGATGAAGAGCAATTAAAGAAGGCCAATCTTGAAAATCAATGTTCCCGTTTGGAAGAAGATCTCAAATTCAAACTTCAATTACTAGAAAAAGAATTAATGGAAGTTAAAACACGCAAGGAAATCGAAATTACTGAAATGGACAGTAAACTCCAAGATGAATATGAAGATCGTCTACAGAAAGCTCTCGAGGAGCTTAGAGAAGTTTATGATAAACAAATGGCTCAGTCACGAGAAGACTTTGCCAAACTGTATGACAATAGG GTGCGAGATCTTCAAACATCCTTGTCCGAGGAAAGAGGAAGCAATGCAAGTGGAGTGCAAGAATTAAAGGAATCTAAAACTCGCATTGAAACATTAATTTCTAAAGTGTCGGATCTTGAGGGATTTAACCTCAATTTGAACCAGAAAATTTCAGACTTGTCTCAAGCAATGGATGACATAAAGTCCACTCACCGAGCacag ATGAATGCAAAGGATAGTGAAATCAAACGTTTGCTCGATGAACTCTCCAACCAATTGAAGgaatatcaaaatcttcaagATATCAAGGTTGCTTTGGATATGGAAATCGCTGTTTTCCGTAGTCTTATTGAAGTGGAAGAAGATCGCTTAGGATTAGGTG atgATGACGACGTCAATGACGATGATGAAACGGGATATATTCATCCTCCCCCTCCACCTCAAAGGGTTATATCAATCTCCAATTTAAAGAGATATATTCACTCTAGAAACCTTTCTTTG ACAAATCACTAA